A stretch of the Acanthopagrus latus isolate v.2019 chromosome 9, fAcaLat1.1, whole genome shotgun sequence genome encodes the following:
- the lmln gene encoding leishmanolysin-like peptidase — translation MEPRLRDDGKPSVSRFLGSALIFSILAVLASCHGTCKHRVPAPSEVVHHVYLKPERLTKRSSPDDLQLKIKIIYDYSVDQLPADKRRLVKDKLFPQAIDYLQRAFSVRRKVGPVLLSRQCATNQYLRKRDDPHRYCQDACADVTRCGPVIVPQHHLQQCKVCSESGKSCGPLGPPDGPGVEGSDFVLYVSGITTERCGQENIVAYAAYCQLEAELDRPIAGYANLCPNMISSQPQEFEGMLSTVKHEIIHALGFSAGLFAFYHDDDGKPLTPRFASGLPAFNESLGLYQWSEAVIRRVSRLWDIRGGDMVRHQVHVLVTPRVVEEARRHFNCPILEGMELENQGGTGTELNHWEKRLLENEAMTGSHTQNRVFSRLTLAIMEDSGWYRANYSLAQRLDWGRGLGCDFVMKSCKFWMDRQRQRRHSVTPFCDTVRASPLQLTCRQDQLAVAVCNLQRYPQELPLEYQYFERIPDISADQLSLFGGAVEIADFCPFSQEFSWHLSGEYQRNSYCRVTENQPDWWRNYGAEQYGPHSVCLYQKSAFIMEQCTRKMTYPDWGSGCYKVSCSSQGLVVFVQDRSFLCVRRGQLLSVSVRVNDWVYNGVLICPACTDFCDDCPLPHQLPPINTSRSNPIDPCSSSPGLVVTLWLLLINLLPLLAGLLLCNCS, via the exons ATGGAGCCGAGGCTGAGAGATGATGGCAAGCCGTCCGTGTCCCGGTTCCTCGGCTCGGCCCTCATCTTCTCCATCCTGGCCGTGTTAGCGAGCTGCCACGGGACGTGCAAACATCGAGTCCCCGCTCCCAGCGAG gtggtcCATCATGTGTACCTGAAGCCTGAACGTTTGACTAAAAGAAGCTCTCCTGACGACCTACAGCTCAAGATAAAGATCATCTACGACTACAGTGTGGACCA actTCCTGCTGACAAGAGGAGGCTGGTGAAG GATAAGCTGTTTCCTCAGGCCATTGATTACCTGCAGAGAGCATTCAGTGTGAGGAGGAAGGTGGGCCCTGTGCTGCTCAGCAG ACAATGTGCCACCAACCAGTACCTGAGGAAGAGAGATGACCCTCATCGTTACTGTCAGGACGCCTGTGCAGACGTCACTCGCTGTGGCCCGGTCATCGTCCCACAGCATCACCTGCAG CAATGTAAGGTGTGCAGTGAATCGGGGAAGTCCTGTGGCCCTCTGGGGCCCCCTGATGGTCCTGGAGTTGAAGGGTCAGATTTTGTGCTGTACGTGAGTGGAATCACCACCGAGCGCTGTGGACAGGAGAACATCGTGGCCTACGCTGCTTATTGCcagctggaggcagagctggaCAG GCCAATAGCGGGCTACGCCAACCTGTGTCCCAACATGATCTCATCTCAGCCTCAGGAGTTTGAAGGGATGCTGTCCACCGTCAAACACGAGATCATCCACGCTCTG GGGTTCTCAGCAGGCCTTTTTGCCTTCtaccatgatgatgatggtaaacCTCTGACTCCTCGCTTTGCCAGCGGCCTGCCTGCCTTCAACGAGAG tctgggTCTGTATCAGTGGAGTGAAGCCGTGATCAGGAGGGTCAGCAGGCTGTGGGACATCAGAGGAGGCGACATGGTCCGACACCAGGTCCACGTCCTCGTCACACCTCGAGTCGTG gaGGAGGCTCGCAGACATTTTAACTGTCCCATCTTGGAAGGGATGGAGCTGGAGAACCAGGGCGGGACGGGGACAGAACTGAACCACTGGGAGAAGAGACTGCTGGAG aaCGAGGCGATGACGGGCTCCCACACTCAGAACCGGGTGTTCTCTCGGCTAACTCTGGCCATCATGGAGGACAGTGGCTGGTACCGGGCCAACTACAGTCTGGCCCAGAGGCTGGACTGGGGCCGCGGCCTCGGCTGTGACTTTGTCATGAAGAGTTGCAAATTCTGGATGGATCGCcagagacagag acGTCACTCTGTGACTCCGTTCTGTGACACGGTGCGAgcgtctcctctgcagctcacctgcagacAGGACCAGCTGGCTGTGGCCGTCTGTAACCTTCAGAGATATCCTCAGGAGCTGCCGCTGGAGTACCAG TACTTCGAGAGGATTCCTGATatatcagctgatcagctgtcgTTGTTCGGCGGTGCTGTGGAGATCGCCGACTTCTGTCCCTTCAGTCAAGAATTCAGCTGGCACCTGAGTGGAGAATATCAGAGGAACTCTTACTGCAGAGTGACCGAGAACCAGCCAG attggTGGAGGAACTACGGAGCAGAGCAGTATGGACCACACTCTGTATGTTTGTACCAGAAGTCAGCTTTCATCATGGAGCAGTGCACCAGGAAGATGACCTACCCTGACTGGGGCTCTGGATGTTACAAG GTGTCCTGCTCGTCTCAGGGTCTCGTGGTGTTCGTTCAGGATCGTTCCTTCCTGTGTGTCCGTAGAGGGCAGCTGCTCAGTGTCAGCGTCAGAGTCAACGACTGGGTCTATAACGGCGTCCTGATCTGTCCTGCCTGCACCGACTTCTGTGATGACTGCCCCCTCCCCCACCAGCTCCCGCCCATTAACACCTCCAGGAGTAACCCCATTG ACCCGTGCTCCAGCTCTCCTGGTCTGGTCGTCACTCTGTGGCTCCTGCTCATCAACCTGCTGCCCCTGCTGGCCGGACTGCTGCTCTGCAACTGcagctga
- the tgfbr2l gene encoding TGF-beta receptor type-2, with protein sequence MRVCLSVRPTDGPSTDGLTELPRVSPRLMMARCRTFWTGILVLLTAGDPGVVLSFSHLSFNLCKWCEASSPQCRDSVCFSNCSLSSFCTVTDEICIAIWRKTNDTMTVHTMCHNPTLPLEGIDPRLLLNFTSRECHMTPQPADDGVMMVCGCHGEHECNDKLMFDKGANGFSKLQSKDVIPVVMVSLVPPVLIAIVATATFYLYRTRHPNKPDPPVRPGWPTKHTPELYQAFNLPCVDVGARRDGGGGVIGPGEVEESNAKHPNSDIISTTIDWQGQQTEPLPIKLEVLVGKGRFAEVWRACLLQGETGGVNTYETVAVKVFPALEYASWRNECSIFSDPNMEHENVVRFLAAEERGLLGYTHRKYWLVLAYYSLGNLQDFLTANTLSWGELVAMAASIAKGLAHLHSDTALSGASKIPVAHRDLKSSNIVMKSRMECALCDFGLALRLDLSLTVDDFANSGQVGTARYMAPEVLESRVNLEDLEAFKQMDVYSMALVLWEMASRCIIIGEVKSYEPAFGSKVCEQPCVDSMRDLVLRDRGRPDIPTAWTRHQGMSVFCSTITECWDHDPEARLTAHCVVERFTDLQEEEQEDQEEEQQLEEEPQREASGKEDERREKDSETPDNDLFVSAAAFSSSSSSLQSPQTDSQTDEVSAVNSEP encoded by the exons AtgagagtctgtctgtctgtccgacCGACCGACGGACCGAGCACCGACGGACTGACCGAGCTGCCTCGTGTGTCCCCCCGACTGATGATGGCCCGGTGCCGGACGTTTTGGACCGGGATCTTGGTCCTGCTGACGGCCG GTGATCCAGGTGTGGTCCTCTCCTTCAGTCACCTAAGCTTCAACCTGTGTAAGTGGTGTGAGGCGTCCAGTCCTCAGtgcagagacagtgtgtgtttcagtaacTGCAGCCTGTCGTCATTCTGCACTGTCACTGATGAGATCTGCATTGCCATATG GAGGAAGACCAACGATACCATGACAGTGCATACTATGTGTCATAACCCCACTCTGCCACTAGAGGGTATCGAccccaggctgctgctgaactTCACCTCCAGAGAGTGTCACATGACCCCACAGCCGGCAGACGACGGTGTCATGATGGTCTGTGGCTGCCACGGAGAACACGAGTGTAACGACAAATTGATGTTCGACAAGGGAGCCAACG GGTTCTCTAAACTGCAAAGTAAGGATGTGATCCCGGTGGTCATGGTCAGTCTGGTTCCTCCTGTGCTCATTGCCATTGTTGCCACTGCCACCTTCTACCTCTACCGCACTCGCCACCCTAACAAGCCAGACCCTCCTGTACGCCCTGGCTGGCCCACCAAACACACGCCAGAGCTGTACCAGGCCTTCAACCTGCCCTGTGTGGATGTAGGGGCTCGGAgggatggtggaggaggtgtgattGGTCCTGGTGAAGTGGAGGAGTCTAATGCCAAACATCccaacagtgacatcatcagtacAACAATCGACTGGCAAGGCCAGCAGACTGAACCCCTGCCTATCAAGCTGGAGGTCCTGGTGGGAAAGGGGCGCTTCGCAGAGGTGTGGAGGGCATGCCTGCTGCAGGGGGAGACAGGTGGAGTCAACACCTATGAAACGGTGGCGGTGAAGGTGTTTCCTGCTTTGGAGTATGCCTCCTGGAGGAATGAGTGCTCCATCTTCTCCGACCCCAACATGGAGCATGAAAATGTGGTTAGGTTCCTCGCCGCTGAGGAGAGAGGCCTGCTTGGCTACACCCACAGGAAGTACTGGCTGGTTCTGGCCTATTATAGCCTCGGGAACCTGCAGGACTTCCTCACAGCAAACACGCTCAGCTGGGGGGAacttgttgccatggcagccaGCATTGCTAAGGGGTTAGCTCATCTCCATAGTGACACAGCGCTCAGTGGGGCTTCTAAG ATTCCAGTTGCCCATCGGGACCTGAAGAGCAGTAACATAGTGATGAAGAGCAGGATGGagtgtgctctgtgtgactttgGTTTGGCATTGAGACTAGACCTCTCCCTCACAGTTGACGATTTCGCCAACAGTGGACAG GTGGGGACAGCTCGCTACATGGCTCCTGAGGTTCTGGAGTCCAGGGTGAACCTGGAGGACCTGGAGGCCTTTAAACAGATGGATGTGTACTCTATGGCTCTGGTCCTGTGGGAAATGGCATCCCGCTGCATCATCATCGGCG aggTGAAGAGTTATGAGCCAGCGTTTGGCTCTAAGGTCTGTGAGCAACCCTGTGTGGACAGCATGAGAGACCTGgtgctgagagacagaggacGACCAGACATCCCAACAGCATGGACACGACatcag GGGATGAGTGTGTTCTGCTCCACCATAACTGAGTGCTGGGATCACGACCCTGAGGCCAGACTGACAGCTCACTGTGTGGTGGAGCGCTTCACcgacctgcaggaggaggaacaggaggaccaggaggaggagcaacaaCTGGAGGAGGAACCACAGCGAGAGGCTAGTGGAAAGGAAGACGAAAGGCGAGAAAAGGACTCAGAGACACCAGACAACGATCTGTTTGTCTCCGCAGCTgctttctcatcctcctcttcctccctccagaGCCCACAGACAGACTCACAGACAGATGAGGTATCAGCAGTCAACTCCGAGCCATGA